The Klebsiella quasivariicola region CTTTCTTGAAGACGAATGGCGCATCATCGAGCCGCTGGCGCTGACCACCGGCATTCGTATGGACGACCATCAGACCTATGGCGATCACTGGAGCCCGCGCGCCTATCTGGTGTATAACGCCACCGATACCGTCACCGTCAAAGGCGGCTGGGCGACGGCGTTTAAAGCCCCGTCGCTGCTGCAGCTTAACCCCGACTGGACCACCAACTCCTGCCGCGGCTCGTGCAGCATCGTCGGTAACCCGGATCTGAAACCGGAAACCAGTGAAAGCTTCGAGCTCGGTCTCTACTACCGTGGGGAAGAGGGCTGGCTGCAGGATGTCGAAGGCAGCATCACCACCTTCCAGAATAATGTCGACGACATGATCGATGTTCTGCGCACCTCCAGCGCCAGCGAAGCGCCGGGCTACCCGAACTTTGTCGGCTGGAAAACCGTTAACGGCAAGCGTGTGCCGATCTTCCGCTATTTCAACGTCAACAAAGCCCGCATCAAAGGGGTGGAGACGGAGGTGAAGATCCCGTTTGGCGATGAGTGGAAGCTGACGGTGAACTACACCTACAACGATGGTCGCGATCTGAGCAACGGCGGCGACAAACCGCTGCAGACGCTGCCGTTCCATACCGCCAACGGCACGCTCGACTGGAAACCGCTGGACGACTGGTCCTTCTACGTCACGGCCAACTATACCGGTCAGCAGCGCGCGGTGAGCGCCACCGGCAAAACGCCGGGCGGCTACACCCTGTTTGACGTCGGTGCAGCATGGCAGGTCACCAAAAACGTGAAATTGCGCTCCGGGGTGCAGAACGTGGGTGATAAAGATCTGAGCCGGGACGACTACAGCTACACCGAAGAGGGCCGTCGCTACTTTATGGCGGTCGATTATCGCTTCTGATCGTCGGCACTAAAACGCGGCCTGCGGGCCTGAATATGCGCCGCGAAGCTGCTTCGCGGCGCATTTTGCGTTTAGGCAAAGAGATGCTGCGCATGGAAGCGCAGATGGTCTTCAATAAACGAGGCAATGAAGTAATAGCTGTGGTCGTAACCGGGCTGGATACGCAGGGTTAACGGCCAGGCTTTCTGCCGCGCGACCTCTGCCAGCACCGCTGGCTGTAATTGCCCGGCGAGGAACGGATCGTTATCGCCCTGGTCGATCAGCGTCGGCACGGCGTCAGCCGGCTGGCTGGCCTGCATCAGCGCGCAGCTGTCCCACGACTGCCACGTCGATTCATCGGCGCCAAGATAGGCGGTAAACGCTTTCCTGCCCCATGGCACCTGGCCGGGATTGACGATCGGCGCGAAGGCGGAGACGCTGGCGTAGCGGCCCGGATTTTTGAGCGCCATCACCAGCGCGCCGTGACCGCCCATCGAGTGGCCGCTGATGGCGCAGCGTTCGCCGACGCTAAACTCGCTGCGGATCAGCGCGGGCAGTTCATCGCGCAGATAATCATACATCCGATAGTGCGCCGCCCACGGCGCCTCGGTGGCATTCAGGTAGAAGCCGGCGCCTTGTCCCAGATCGTAACCGTCGTCGTTGGCCACCTCGTCACCGCGCGGGCTGGTGTCCGGCATCACCAGCGCGATGCCGAGATCGGCAGCAATGCGCTGGGCGCCCGCCTTGGTGGTAAAGTTTTCGTCGTTACAGGTCAGCCCGGACAGCCAGTACAACACCGGTGGCGGCGTTTCGCGCTCAGGCGGTAAAAAAATGCTGAACGTCATGGCGCAGTTCAGGACAGGGGAGTGATGACGCCAGCGTTGTTGCCGGCCGTCAAAACAGCGATGCTCTTCAAGCAGTTCCATGCAAGGCTCCTCGGAAGGGGTGTGCGCGTAAATATCCATAATACAGATATTTCATAAGCCGGTGAGTAACTTTCACTTTCTCCTTTTGAGAACTTACTGCATCATTAATGCAACTTATAGCCAACATGCTGGCGTAGCGATGGCGCTTATGGATGCGTACAGCGGTTAGATCATTCCGGATTCGGCGATAAGGATTTGGTGCCGCGCCTGAGGCGCGGCTTCAGGCCTTAATAAAAGGCAGCGCCAATTTCAATAATTATCGTGACGGCTACTGGATTCTGTGCGCCACCTCACGCACAATGAATACAAACTTTGCCCCCAGAAAAAGCAAAGAGCGCCACACCTGCAGGAGAAACCCAAATGTCATCACTGAGTAAAGAAGCCGTCCTCGTTCATGAAGCGCTGGTCGCTCGTGGGCTGGAGACGCCGATGCGTGCGCCAGTACAAGAAATTGATAACGAAACACGCAAGCGTTTGATTACCGGTCATATGACCGAGATTATGCAACTGCTGAATCTGGATCTGAGTGATGACAGTCTGATGGAGACCCCGCATCGCATCGCCAAAATGTATGTCGATGAGATCTTCTCCGGGCTGGATTACTCCCGCTTCCCGAAAATCACCGTCATTGAAAACAAAATGAAGGTTGATGAAATGGTTACCGTGCGCGATATCACCCTGACCAGCACCTGCGAACACCATTTCGTCACCATCGATGGTAAAGCGACCGTAGCCTATATCCCGAAAGATTCGGTGATCGGCCTGTCGAAAATCAACCGCATAGTGCAGTTTTTCGCCCAGCGTCCGCAGGTTCAGGAGCGTCTGACCCAGCAGATCCTGATCGCGCTGCAGACGCTGCTCGGCACCAGCAACGTGGCGGTATCCATTGACGCAGTGCATTACTGCGTGAAAGCGCGTGGCATCCGCGACGCGACCAGCGCCACCACCACCACCTCTCTCGGTGGCCTGTTTAAATCCAGCCAGAATACCCGCCAGGAATTCCTGCGCGCAGTACGTCACCACAACTAAAACGGAGCAGGGTACATGGAGAGAAATGTCACGCTGGACTTTGTCCGCGGCGTCGCCATCCTCGGTATCCTGCTTCTCAATATCAGCGCCTTCGGCTTGCCGAAGGCCGCTTACCTCAATCCCGCCTGGTCAGGAAGCGCGTCCCTCAGCGATGCCTGGACCTGGGCACTCCTCGACCTGCTGGCGCAGGTAAAATTCCTTACCCTGTTCGCGCTGCTGTTTGGCGCCGGTTTACAGCTGCTGCTCCCCAGGGGAAAACGCTGGATCCAGTCGCGGCTGACGTTGCTGGCGCTGCTCGGTTTCATTCACGGTCTTTTTTTCTGGGATGGCGACATTCTGCTGGCTTATGCCCTGGTGGGGCTGGTGAGCTGGCGCATGGTGCGTGAGGCGCAGCATGTTAAATCGCTGTTCAACACCGGAGTGGTGCTCTACCTCATCGGTATTGCGGTGCTGGTCCTGCTGGGGGTCATCTCCGGGACGGCGGCGAATCGCTCCTGGGTGCCGGATGCGGCGAACCTGCAGTATGAGCAGTACTGGAAGCTGCATGGCGGCATGGAGGCGGTCAGCAACCGGGCGGATATGCTATCGGATAATCTGCTGGCCCTGGGCGCTCAGTATGGCTGGCAGCTGGCGGGGATGATGCTGATGGGCGCGGCGCTGATGCGCAGCGGCTGGCTCAAAGGGCAGTTCAGCCTGCGTCACTACCGGCGCACAGGCGCCCTGCTGGTGGTGGCCGGGATGGCGGTCAATCTGCCGGCAATATTCGCCCAGTGGTATCTGGCCTGGGACTATCGCTGGTGTGCGTTTTTGCTGCAGGCGCCGCGCGAACTGAGCGCCCCGTTGCAGGCAATCGGCTATGCCTCGCTGGCCTGGGGTTACTGGCCGCAGCTGTGCCGTTTCCGGCTGGTGGGCGCTATCGCCTGCGTCGGACGCATGGCGCTGAGCAACTACCTGCTGCAGACCCTGATCTGCACCACCCTGTTTTATCATCTCGGGCTGTTTATGCGCTTCGATCGCCTGCAGCTGCTGGCCTTTGTTCCCCCCATCTGGGCCGTTAACCTCCTCGTCTCATGGCTCTGGCTGCGCCGCTTCCGCCAGGGGCCGGTGGAATGGCTGTGGCGTCAGCTAACCCTGCGTGCGTCAGGCACATCACTCAAAGACACATCCAGATAACGATCTCGATCACAATCATTAACAAAACGGATGTAAACGTTTCCAGCCGTGTGACTTCACTCACGTAGCGGACCGCGGGTCACTGCCAGAATAGCCTCCTTGCTGAGCACAGGAGGTGAATGTGACGTGCTGTAATTCTCTAAAGGTC contains the following coding sequences:
- the fghA gene encoding S-formylglutathione hydrolase, coding for MELLEEHRCFDGRQQRWRHHSPVLNCAMTFSIFLPPERETPPPVLYWLSGLTCNDENFTTKAGAQRIAADLGIALVMPDTSPRGDEVANDDGYDLGQGAGFYLNATEAPWAAHYRMYDYLRDELPALIRSEFSVGERCAISGHSMGGHGALVMALKNPGRYASVSAFAPIVNPGQVPWGRKAFTAYLGADESTWQSWDSCALMQASQPADAVPTLIDQGDNDPFLAGQLQPAVLAEVARQKAWPLTLRIQPGYDHSYYFIASFIEDHLRFHAQHLFA
- the folE gene encoding GTP cyclohydrolase I FolE, coding for MSSLSKEAVLVHEALVARGLETPMRAPVQEIDNETRKRLITGHMTEIMQLLNLDLSDDSLMETPHRIAKMYVDEIFSGLDYSRFPKITVIENKMKVDEMVTVRDITLTSTCEHHFVTIDGKATVAYIPKDSVIGLSKINRIVQFFAQRPQVQERLTQQILIALQTLLGTSNVAVSIDAVHYCVKARGIRDATSATTTTSLGGLFKSSQNTRQEFLRAVRHHN
- the yeiB gene encoding DUF418 domain-containing protein YeiB, which translates into the protein MERNVTLDFVRGVAILGILLLNISAFGLPKAAYLNPAWSGSASLSDAWTWALLDLLAQVKFLTLFALLFGAGLQLLLPRGKRWIQSRLTLLALLGFIHGLFFWDGDILLAYALVGLVSWRMVREAQHVKSLFNTGVVLYLIGIAVLVLLGVISGTAANRSWVPDAANLQYEQYWKLHGGMEAVSNRADMLSDNLLALGAQYGWQLAGMMLMGAALMRSGWLKGQFSLRHYRRTGALLVVAGMAVNLPAIFAQWYLAWDYRWCAFLLQAPRELSAPLQAIGYASLAWGYWPQLCRFRLVGAIACVGRMALSNYLLQTLICTTLFYHLGLFMRFDRLQLLAFVPPIWAVNLLVSWLWLRRFRQGPVEWLWRQLTLRASGTSLKDTSR